The following are encoded together in the Fusobacteriaceae bacterium genome:
- a CDS encoding DUF1538 domain-containing protein yields the protein MNLTEKIKETIYSVIPIMGIVLVLGVTITPLGNALLLQFLVGGALLILGLSLFLLGADLCIRPMGELIGTILTRKRNLKFLLALSFLTGVLVTVAEPDVIVLADQLVSFNKAVVKSALILAIAVGVGAFMVIGLLRTVLGKSYKALLFILYAGLLTLAFLTPADFLSVGFDAGGATTGPMTVPFIIAVGVGVASVRKGRENEDSFGLTGICSVGPVAAVLSYGLILTKKTGGAISAGETVAETIAASGGFSYLWGLVPEICREVAVALLPLTVLFVIFQLFLVKMPPVRLRRLIFGGIYAFLGLILFFTGVKGGFVPAGHRLGMLLGGLARENPMFAILIIALGAVLGAVVVAAEPAIWVLTDEVETVSGGAIKRKVLLITLSAGVAVAVALSMTRVLFGGDLLRGFLVPGYAVALTLTLFCPKLFVAVAFDSGGVATGPMTTTFILALTLGVSVAMGGNPVVDGFGIIALVALIPLIAIQVLGLLYRGKYREE from the coding sequence ATGAATCTGACGGAAAAAATCAAAGAAACCATATATTCGGTCATTCCGATCATGGGCATCGTCCTCGTCCTGGGCGTGACGATCACGCCTCTGGGAAACGCTCTGCTGCTGCAATTTTTAGTCGGCGGCGCCCTTTTGATCCTGGGCCTGTCCCTTTTCCTTTTGGGGGCCGACCTCTGTATCCGCCCCATGGGGGAATTGATCGGGACGATCCTCACGAGAAAGCGCAACCTGAAATTCCTTTTGGCCCTGTCCTTTTTGACGGGGGTCCTCGTCACCGTAGCCGAGCCCGACGTGATTGTCCTGGCCGACCAGCTGGTGAGCTTCAACAAAGCCGTTGTCAAGAGCGCGTTAATCCTTGCCATCGCCGTGGGCGTGGGCGCTTTCATGGTGATCGGCCTTTTACGGACCGTGCTCGGGAAATCCTACAAGGCGCTTCTTTTCATCCTCTACGCGGGGCTTTTGACTTTGGCCTTCCTGACCCCGGCCGATTTTCTATCGGTGGGTTTCGACGCGGGCGGCGCGACCACGGGCCCCATGACGGTTCCCTTCATTATCGCGGTGGGCGTCGGCGTGGCTTCGGTCCGCAAGGGCAGGGAAAATGAGGACAGCTTCGGCCTTACGGGCATTTGCTCTGTGGGTCCCGTGGCGGCGGTTCTTTCGTACGGCCTCATCCTGACGAAAAAAACGGGCGGGGCGATTTCCGCCGGGGAAACCGTCGCGGAAACGATCGCGGCCTCGGGCGGCTTTTCCTACTTGTGGGGCCTCGTTCCGGAGATCTGCCGGGAGGTGGCCGTGGCGCTTTTGCCGCTGACCGTACTCTTCGTGATCTTTCAGTTGTTTCTGGTCAAAATGCCGCCGGTAAGGCTCCGGCGTTTGATTTTCGGCGGGATCTACGCCTTTTTGGGCCTGATCCTCTTTTTTACGGGGGTAAAGGGGGGCTTCGTTCCGGCCGGACATCGGCTCGGCATGCTGCTGGGCGGTCTTGCCCGGGAAAATCCCATGTTCGCGATCCTGATCATTGCGCTGGGGGCCGTCCTCGGCGCTGTGGTGGTGGCGGCGGAACCTGCCATTTGGGTTTTGACCGATGAGGTCGAGACCGTATCGGGCGGCGCCATCAAGCGAAAAGTGCTGTTGATCACGCTTTCCGCGGGGGTCGCGGTCGCCGTGGCGCTCTCCATGACCCGGGTGCTCTTCGGCGGGGATCTGCTGCGGGGTTTTCTCGTACCGGGCTACGCCGTCGCCCTGACGCTGACGCTGTTCTGCCCGAAGCTCTTTGTGGCCGTGGCCTTTGACTCGGGCGGCGTCGCCACGGGTCCCATGACGACGACTTTCATACTCGCGCTGACGCTGGGCGTTTCCGTAGCCATGGGCGGAAACCCCGTCGTGGACGGATTCGGCATTATCGCCCTGGTGGCGCTGATTCCGCTGATCGCGATCCAGGTCCTGGGGCTTTTGTACCGGGGCAAATACAGGGAGGAATAA
- the dxr gene encoding 1-deoxy-D-xylulose-5-phosphate reductoisomerase: protein MKKVLILGATGSIGTSALEVIRNQKEHFCAAGLSAMRNIDLLARQLAEFEPPYAAVPAPEDCAKLREAFPRVRFFCGPDALARLAAEADYDILLTAVSGAVGIDATIAGIRRGKRIALANKETMVAAGEYIDALMASCPGAEIIPVDSEHSAVFQSLAGGKAAEVKRILLTASGGTFRGKTRAELQDVTIEKALTHPTWVMGKKITVDSSTLVNKGLEVIEAHWLFHVPYENIRVLVHPQSIVHSMVEFRDACVIAQLGNHDMKLPIQYALTWPDRLENPIFEPLDLIKTGALTFEEPDRETFRGLDLAYAAGKCGKTMPAVLNAANEAAVALFLQKKIAFLTIYDILEGAMNRHTPVEINDIAVIHEADEETRNWVYQTYGK from the coding sequence TTGAAAAAAGTATTGATCCTCGGCGCCACCGGCAGTATCGGAACAAGCGCCCTTGAGGTCATCCGGAACCAAAAAGAACATTTTTGCGCGGCGGGCCTGAGCGCCATGCGCAACATCGATCTGCTTGCGCGGCAATTGGCGGAATTTGAGCCGCCTTACGCCGCCGTTCCCGCTCCCGAAGACTGCGCGAAACTGCGGGAAGCCTTTCCCCGGGTTCGTTTTTTTTGCGGTCCCGACGCGCTGGCCCGCCTTGCCGCGGAAGCGGACTATGATATTCTGCTGACGGCCGTGTCGGGCGCAGTCGGCATAGACGCCACGATTGCCGGCATCCGCAGGGGAAAACGGATCGCCCTTGCCAACAAGGAAACCATGGTGGCGGCGGGAGAATACATCGACGCCCTCATGGCCTCCTGTCCGGGCGCGGAAATCATCCCCGTGGACAGTGAACACTCGGCCGTCTTTCAGAGCCTCGCGGGCGGAAAAGCCGCCGAGGTGAAACGGATTCTCCTGACGGCCAGCGGCGGGACCTTCCGCGGAAAAACCCGGGCGGAGCTTCAAGACGTCACGATCGAGAAGGCTCTGACCCACCCGACCTGGGTCATGGGAAAAAAGATCACGGTGGATTCCTCAACCCTCGTCAACAAAGGCCTGGAGGTCATCGAAGCTCACTGGCTCTTTCACGTCCCCTACGAAAATATCCGCGTCCTCGTCCATCCCCAGAGCATCGTCCATTCGATGGTGGAATTCCGGGACGCCTGCGTGATCGCCCAGTTGGGCAACCACGATATGAAGCTCCCGATCCAGTACGCGCTGACCTGGCCCGATCGTCTGGAAAACCCGATTTTTGAACCCCTGGATTTGATCAAAACCGGGGCCCTGACCTTTGAGGAACCCGACCGCGAGACCTTTCGGGGGCTGGATCTGGCCTACGCCGCAGGAAAATGCGGCAAAACCATGCCGGCGGTTTTGAACGCCGCCAACGAGGCGGCTGTCGCCCTTTTCCTGCAAAAGAAAATCGCCTTTCTCACGATCTACGACATTCTCGAAGGCGCCATGAACCGCCATACGCCTGTGGAAATCAATGACATCGCGGTTATCCATGAGGCCGACGAAGAAACGAGGAACTGGGTGTATCAGACCTATGGAAAATAA
- a CDS encoding phosphatidate cytidylyltransferase, whose product MLSRILVAVAGIPLLILLYASGGIWHYFLVFVVSAMGLYEYYTMAQGDGRNPYKYPGIVLSLLLLSFKYFGGPRYSGDAFVAAFVLISLLTLLRGDLVNVNQDFGVTLTGILYIYLFSFVFNIAALPRGNSWLVLTQIAVWVCDSFAFFTGATLGRKFFKEGLTEISPKKSKEGAIGGVLFTVLCVLILAETGLFPGADMGLTDGAGQLRYGFVIGYALVAALACEIGDLVESIIKRGFHAKDSGALLLGHGGFLDRFDSLIFVLPVISLFLRLFA is encoded by the coding sequence ATGTTGAGTAGAATACTGGTGGCCGTGGCGGGCATCCCGCTTTTGATCCTGCTGTACGCCAGTGGCGGGATCTGGCATTATTTCCTCGTTTTTGTCGTTTCGGCCATGGGCCTCTACGAGTATTACACGATGGCCCAAGGCGACGGCCGCAACCCTTACAAATACCCGGGGATCGTCCTGTCCCTGCTTCTGCTTTCGTTTAAATATTTCGGCGGCCCGCGCTACAGCGGCGACGCCTTTGTGGCGGCCTTCGTACTGATTTCGCTGTTGACGCTGCTGCGCGGGGATCTGGTCAATGTCAACCAGGACTTCGGCGTGACGCTGACGGGCATCCTGTACATCTATCTTTTTTCCTTTGTGTTCAATATCGCCGCCCTGCCCCGGGGCAATTCCTGGCTTGTCCTCACCCAGATCGCCGTCTGGGTCTGCGATTCTTTCGCCTTTTTCACGGGCGCTACGCTGGGGCGGAAATTTTTCAAAGAGGGACTGACGGAAATCAGCCCGAAAAAATCCAAGGAAGGCGCCATCGGCGGCGTCCTCTTTACGGTCCTGTGCGTCTTGATTCTCGCGGAAACGGGTCTCTTTCCCGGGGCCGACATGGGGCTTACGGACGGGGCCGGGCAACTGCGCTACGGCTTTGTGATCGGCTACGCCCTCGTTGCCGCCTTGGCCTGCGAGATCGGCGACCTTGTTGAATCCATCATCAAACGGGGCTTTCACGCGAAGGATTCCGGCGCGCTCCTCTTGGGACACGGCGGATTTCTGGACCGCTTTGACAGCCTGATCTTTGTCCTGCCAGTCATATCGCTGTTTTTGCGGCTCTTTGCCTGA
- the uxuA gene encoding mannonate dehydratase, with translation MKMTFRWYGEKSDPVSLQQIRQIPGCSGLMGFLDQYAAGVVWPKEVIAPYVQQVHDAGLEVEVIESVNVHEDIKMGVPARDKWIANYVETIENLAAYGVKVIVYNFMPVFDWLRTDLARVIEDGSNVLYYDDAELQGMTPLDLVENTMKNSKGFSLPGWEPERLKELERVLSVYKDISPEKLLENYKYFLEGIIPTCEKLGVRMAVHPDDPAWPIFGLPRIAHKAEHFDKIISLVDSPANALCLCTGSLGSNPENDLPSIIRHFGEKKRIACGHVRNVKFLGPKKFREASHLSAEGSLDMYEIMKAFYDTGFDGYIRPDHGRMIWGEAGRPGYGLYDRALGLTYLNGLWEAIEKNDKRGKK, from the coding sequence ATGAAAATGACATTCCGTTGGTACGGGGAAAAAAGCGACCCCGTTTCCTTGCAGCAAATCAGGCAGATCCCGGGTTGTTCGGGACTCATGGGTTTCCTCGATCAGTACGCCGCCGGGGTCGTATGGCCCAAAGAAGTCATCGCCCCTTATGTGCAGCAGGTCCATGACGCGGGCCTCGAAGTCGAGGTCATCGAGTCCGTCAATGTCCACGAGGACATCAAGATGGGCGTCCCCGCAAGAGACAAGTGGATCGCCAACTATGTGGAGACCATAGAAAATCTTGCCGCCTACGGCGTCAAGGTCATCGTGTACAATTTTATGCCGGTATTCGACTGGCTCCGGACGGACCTCGCCCGGGTCATTGAGGACGGCTCCAACGTCCTTTATTACGATGACGCGGAGCTTCAAGGGATGACGCCCCTTGATCTTGTGGAAAACACCATGAAGAATTCCAAAGGCTTCTCGCTGCCGGGCTGGGAACCCGAGCGGCTCAAGGAATTGGAGCGGGTCCTTTCCGTCTACAAGGACATCTCCCCCGAAAAACTCCTCGAAAACTACAAATATTTCCTCGAGGGGATCATCCCCACCTGTGAAAAACTGGGCGTCCGCATGGCCGTCCACCCCGACGACCCCGCCTGGCCCATTTTCGGTCTGCCGCGGATCGCCCACAAGGCCGAGCATTTCGACAAGATCATTTCTCTTGTGGACAGTCCGGCCAACGCCCTCTGTCTGTGCACGGGCTCTCTGGGCTCCAACCCCGAAAACGACCTGCCGTCCATTATCCGGCATTTCGGCGAAAAGAAGCGCATCGCCTGCGGCCATGTCCGGAACGTCAAATTCCTCGGCCCGAAAAAATTCCGGGAAGCCTCCCATCTTTCAGCCGAAGGCAGTCTCGACATGTACGAGATCATGAAAGCCTTTTATGATACGGGCTTTGACGGCTATATCCGCCCCGACCACGGGCGCATGATCTGGGGAGAAGCGGGACGCCCCGGCTACGGGCTTTACGACAGGGCCCTGGGCCTCACCTATCTCAACGGCTTGTGGGAAGCCATTGAGAAGAACGATAAGCGCGGCAAAAAATAA
- a CDS encoding ATP-binding cassette domain-containing protein, translated as MAYFLVNNLYMGFSGETLFQNVGFSINENDKIGLIGINGAGKTTLLQILLGEREDEIDPATVKRGTIAQSKDLRLGYLSQNPELDPRQTIFGYLMEAFAAVREDFKTIQELNVMLAEGIGDFDETMEKLGEISSRYEANQGYNVEYKVRQVLNGLGIEEALWQSEIGALSGGEKSRTALARVLLDEPDLLILDEPTNHLDLVAIEWLERFLRDYGKALLLVSHDVYFLDNVCNKILELEQKTIREYRGNYTDFVIQKEAWISGAVKAWDKEQEKIRKMEEFIRRYKAGVKSRQARGREKLLNRMEKMENPVFTPRKLKLRFEIDRPSADLVLRIRNLSKSFDGKTLFQHINLDLWRGDRVGIIGKNGVGKSTLLKIINGVKKASSGDFVIGEKVTIGYYDQTQQNLDERATILDELRYGFDLSDEAARTIAGGFLFSGDAVEKVIGTLSGGEKARVALMKIMLRKPNFLIFDEPTNHLDLYSREILIEALEDYEGTLLLVSHDRNFLDSVVREIYEIHSEGATLFHGDYDAYRKRRAEKADDEEKEKRITSYEDRKKLNSYRSALERKIQKAEEKINRAEAKKAQKENLYRQAGIANDLDGLLALQEEIAVLDNEILSYLEEIEESETELGKIKK; from the coding sequence ATGGCATATTTTCTCGTAAATAATCTTTATATGGGCTTTTCGGGGGAGACGCTCTTCCAAAATGTCGGATTTTCCATAAACGAAAACGATAAAATCGGTCTTATCGGGATAAACGGCGCGGGGAAGACGACGCTGCTGCAAATTCTCCTCGGGGAAAGGGAGGACGAAATTGACCCCGCGACGGTCAAAAGAGGGACCATCGCGCAAAGCAAGGATCTGCGGCTCGGGTACCTGTCCCAGAATCCGGAACTCGATCCCCGGCAGACGATTTTCGGCTACCTGATGGAGGCCTTCGCGGCGGTTCGGGAAGATTTCAAGACCATACAGGAACTGAACGTCATGCTGGCCGAAGGAATCGGGGATTTCGATGAAACCATGGAAAAATTGGGCGAAATCAGTTCCCGCTATGAGGCCAACCAGGGCTATAACGTCGAATACAAGGTCCGGCAGGTGTTGAACGGCCTGGGGATCGAAGAAGCGCTCTGGCAGAGCGAAATCGGCGCGCTCTCGGGCGGGGAGAAGTCGCGAACGGCGCTTGCCCGCGTCCTTTTGGACGAGCCCGACCTGCTGATCCTCGACGAGCCCACGAACCATCTGGATCTCGTCGCCATCGAATGGCTGGAGCGCTTCCTTCGGGACTACGGAAAGGCGCTGCTGCTCGTTTCCCATGACGTCTATTTTTTGGACAATGTCTGCAACAAGATCCTTGAGCTGGAACAAAAGACGATCCGCGAATACCGCGGCAATTATACGGATTTTGTGATCCAGAAGGAGGCCTGGATCTCGGGGGCCGTCAAGGCCTGGGACAAGGAGCAGGAAAAAATCCGGAAAATGGAAGAATTTATCCGCCGTTATAAAGCCGGGGTCAAGTCCCGCCAGGCCCGGGGCCGCGAAAAACTCCTGAACCGCATGGAAAAAATGGAAAATCCCGTATTCACTCCCCGCAAGCTCAAACTGCGCTTCGAGATCGACCGGCCCAGCGCGGACCTCGTGCTGAGGATACGGAATCTCTCCAAATCTTTTGACGGAAAGACGCTGTTTCAGCACATCAATCTGGACCTCTGGCGCGGCGACAGGGTCGGCATTATCGGGAAAAACGGCGTCGGGAAATCGACGCTTCTGAAAATCATCAACGGCGTGAAAAAAGCCTCCTCCGGGGATTTTGTGATCGGGGAAAAAGTCACGATCGGCTACTATGACCAGACGCAGCAAAACTTAGACGAGCGGGCGACCATACTGGATGAGCTGCGCTACGGCTTTGATCTGAGCGACGAGGCGGCAAGAACCATAGCGGGCGGATTTTTATTCAGCGGAGACGCCGTGGAAAAAGTTATCGGGACCCTGAGCGGCGGGGAAAAGGCCCGGGTCGCCCTCATGAAGATCATGCTGAGAAAGCCCAATTTCCTGATCTTTGACGAACCCACAAACCATCTGGATCTCTATTCCCGGGAGATCCTCATCGAAGCCCTCGAAGACTATGAAGGGACGCTGCTCCTCGTCTCCCATGACCGGAATTTTCTCGATTCCGTCGTCAGGGAAATTTACGAGATCCACAGCGAGGGAGCGACGCTCTTTCACGGAGATTACGACGCTTACCGGAAACGGCGCGCGGAAAAAGCCGACGATGAGGAGAAGGAAAAACGGATCACCTCCTATGAGGACCGGAAGAAACTGAACAGTTACCGTTCCGCCCTCGAGCGGAAAATCCAAAAAGCGGAGGAGAAAATCAACCGCGCCGAGGCCAAAAAAGCCCAAAAAGAAAACCTGTACCGGCAGGCGGGGATCGCCAATGACCTGGACGGGCTTCTCGCCCTGCAAGAAGAAATCGCCGTCCTCGACAATGAAATACTAAGTTATTTGGAAGAGATTGAGGAAAGCGAGACGGAACTGGGAAAAATAAAAAAATAA
- the ispF gene encoding 2-C-methyl-D-erythritol 2,4-cyclodiphosphate synthase has protein sequence MYRIGNGYDVHQLGEGRKLTLCGIHVPWEKGEIAHSDGDVAIHAIVDAFMGALALGDIGAHFPDTDAAWAGIDSRILLKKTMDLVAGKGYDIVNLDCTIVLQRPKIRPHIEAMREALAACLNIPVDRVSVKATTEEKMGFTGDGSGVKAYAVVLLQKKA, from the coding sequence ATGTATCGGATCGGAAACGGCTATGATGTGCACCAATTGGGAGAAGGGCGAAAATTGACGCTCTGCGGGATCCATGTCCCCTGGGAAAAAGGAGAAATCGCCCACTCCGACGGCGACGTGGCCATCCACGCCATTGTGGACGCTTTCATGGGGGCGCTGGCCCTCGGGGATATCGGCGCCCATTTTCCGGATACCGACGCCGCCTGGGCCGGCATTGACAGCCGGATTCTCCTCAAAAAGACCATGGATCTCGTGGCGGGGAAAGGCTACGACATCGTCAACCTCGATTGCACGATCGTACTGCAAAGGCCAAAAATCAGGCCTCACATCGAAGCCATGCGGGAGGCGCTGGCCGCCTGCCTCAATATACCCGTAGATCGCGTCAGTGTAAAGGCCACCACCGAAGAAAAAATGGGCTTTACGGGGGACGGGTCGGGCGTCAAGGCTTACGCGGTCGTATTGCTTCAAAAGAAGGCGTGA
- a CDS encoding formate/nitrite transporter family protein has translation MNTKLKDLVKGLYAGFLIGMGGIVYLSCDNRYMGAFLFSIGLLMICVYGLNLYTGKVGYFDFAARRESAGFIGRVWVGNLLGTGLAAILLRFAGKKTLVESARAIAAGKLRAGTLSILASAFFCGILMHLAVNTFKKYRDSHIIAGMAAVFMGVMVFILSGFDHSVANMFYISCGGAWGLRALYAIVAASAGNAAGALFIRCALTDK, from the coding sequence ATGAATACAAAACTGAAGGATCTGGTCAAGGGACTTTACGCGGGATTTCTGATCGGCATGGGGGGCATTGTGTACCTTTCCTGCGACAACCGCTACATGGGCGCTTTTTTATTTTCCATCGGCCTGTTGATGATCTGCGTCTACGGGCTGAACCTCTATACGGGAAAAGTCGGCTATTTCGACTTTGCGGCCCGCCGGGAGAGCGCGGGCTTTATCGGCCGGGTCTGGGTCGGAAATCTGCTGGGAACGGGACTTGCGGCCATCTTGCTCAGATTTGCCGGCAAAAAGACCCTTGTGGAAAGCGCCCGGGCCATAGCTGCCGGAAAATTGCGGGCGGGAACCCTTTCGATCCTCGCTTCGGCCTTTTTCTGCGGAATTCTCATGCATTTGGCGGTCAATACGTTCAAAAAATACCGGGACAGTCACATCATCGCGGGGATGGCGGCCGTCTTTATGGGCGTCATGGTCTTTATCCTCAGCGGTTTTGATCACAGCGTGGCCAATATGTTTTATATTTCCTGCGGCGGCGCCTGGGGCCTGCGGGCGCTTTACGCCATCGTTGCGGCCTCCGCGGGAAACGCGGCGGGGGCGCTCTTCATCCGCTGCGCGCTGACGGACAAATAA
- the add gene encoding adenosine deaminase, with the protein MENKSFIDLHCHLDGSLSPETVRELLPPEELPADDAGLLALLQVSPRCRDLTEYLEKFALPLKGLQTAENLKLAAYRLIADASRDDLRYLEIRFAPALSTDAGLDCAEVIDAVLSGVREGERAFGLPANLIVCAMRHHSFEKNAAMLQAARDFLGKGVVALDLAGDENRYPTAMHAELFLRAKAMGFPFTIHSGEQGSVENVALALDLGAKRLGHGIALRKAPALMEKAKEMRAGIEMCPTSNLQTKAVASFDDYPMGEFLRRGLLVTVNTDNRTVSGTTSARETAIALKLCGGTFPDLADALFKNAVAVSFADDSLKNRLLREAGFC; encoded by the coding sequence ATGGAAAATAAATCCTTTATTGATCTGCATTGTCATCTGGACGGGTCCCTTTCTCCCGAAACCGTGAGAGAACTCCTGCCGCCCGAAGAATTGCCGGCCGATGACGCCGGGCTTTTGGCTTTGTTGCAGGTCTCGCCCCGATGCCGGGACCTCACGGAATACCTCGAAAAATTCGCGCTGCCCCTGAAGGGGCTGCAAACCGCGGAAAATCTAAAACTCGCGGCTTACCGGCTCATCGCCGACGCCTCCAGGGATGACCTGCGTTATCTCGAAATCCGCTTCGCGCCCGCGCTTTCAACCGATGCGGGGCTCGATTGCGCCGAAGTCATCGACGCCGTGTTGTCCGGCGTCAGAGAGGGCGAAAGGGCCTTCGGGCTTCCCGCCAACCTCATTGTTTGCGCCATGCGCCATCATTCTTTCGAAAAAAACGCCGCCATGCTTCAAGCCGCCCGCGATTTCCTCGGAAAAGGCGTCGTCGCCCTCGATCTCGCCGGTGATGAAAACCGCTACCCCACAGCCATGCATGCGGAACTTTTTCTCCGGGCAAAGGCCATGGGCTTTCCCTTTACGATCCATTCCGGAGAGCAGGGGAGCGTGGAAAATGTCGCCCTTGCCTTGGACTTGGGGGCAAAGCGCCTGGGGCACGGCATCGCGCTGCGGAAGGCGCCGGCCCTGATGGAAAAAGCGAAAGAAATGCGCGCGGGGATCGAGATGTGCCCCACGAGCAACCTCCAAACGAAGGCCGTGGCAAGTTTCGACGACTACCCCATGGGAGAATTCCTGAGACGGGGGCTCCTTGTTACGGTCAATACCGACAACCGGACCGTCAGCGGAACGACATCGGCCCGGGAGACGGCCATTGCCCTAAAACTTTGCGGCGGAACCTTTCCGGACCTTGCCGACGCGCTCTTCAAAAATGCCGTCGCGGTTTCCTTTGCCGACGACAGCCTGAAAAACCGCCTGCTCCGGGAAGCCGGGTTTTGCTGA
- a CDS encoding zinc-binding alcohol dehydrogenase family protein, which produces MKAIRVLSPNMIKIEEDPMPRIEKADEVLIKVKAAGICGSDVSIYRGTSPVATYPRVIGHEFAGEVVETGAAVTRVKAGDHVSVNPVCNCGVCKVCLIGRGNVCANLKVLGVHADGGFREYVTVPEKNVFPVAADMPWQLASCIEPYTVAAQVVSRGGVAAGDTVLICGSGQIALTILQVCHILGAKCIMTDIIDDRLTRANEFGAAHVLNSKNEDTVAFVKSLTDGLGCDVAIDAACVGVSLKEAALSVRPAGTVVTMGFHDSQAQITEFTITSRELDIRGTRLNNNKFPQVIQWFEEGKLDPTRIITHHFKFTDIEGALDQLKNDPENTMKIILDF; this is translated from the coding sequence ATGAAAGCCATACGGGTATTGAGCCCCAATATGATCAAAATCGAAGAAGATCCCATGCCCCGGATCGAAAAAGCCGACGAGGTCCTGATCAAGGTCAAAGCCGCCGGGATTTGCGGCTCCGACGTCAGCATTTACCGGGGGACGTCTCCTGTCGCCACTTACCCCCGGGTCATCGGCCATGAATTTGCCGGCGAGGTCGTGGAAACCGGCGCCGCCGTAACACGCGTCAAGGCCGGCGATCACGTGTCGGTCAACCCCGTCTGCAACTGCGGCGTGTGCAAGGTCTGCCTGATCGGCCGCGGCAATGTCTGCGCGAATCTCAAAGTCCTGGGCGTCCACGCCGACGGCGGCTTTAGGGAATATGTGACGGTCCCCGAAAAAAACGTCTTTCCGGTCGCGGCCGACATGCCCTGGCAGCTGGCTTCCTGTATCGAGCCCTATACGGTGGCGGCCCAGGTCGTCTCCCGGGGCGGGGTAGCCGCAGGAGATACGGTCCTCATTTGCGGCAGCGGCCAGATCGCGCTGACGATCCTGCAAGTCTGTCATATTCTGGGGGCAAAATGTATCATGACCGACATCATCGACGACAGGCTGACGAGAGCGAATGAATTCGGCGCGGCCCATGTGCTGAATTCAAAAAACGAGGACACCGTCGCCTTTGTCAAGAGCCTCACGGACGGCCTCGGCTGCGATGTGGCCATAGACGCCGCCTGCGTGGGCGTATCGCTCAAGGAAGCGGCGCTGTCGGTCCGGCCCGCGGGTACCGTGGTCACCATGGGTTTCCACGACAGCCAGGCCCAGATCACGGAATTTACGATCACGAGCCGGGAGCTGGATATCCGCGGCACCCGCCTCAACAACAACAAATTTCCCCAGGTCATTCAGTGGTTTGAGGAGGGAAAACTGGATCCGACGCGGATCATCACGCATCATTTCAAGTTTACGGATATCGAGGGGGCCCTCGATCAACTGAAAAACGATCCGGAAAATACAATGAAAATTATTTTGGATTTTTGA
- the uppS gene encoding di-trans,poly-cis-decaprenylcistransferase, with protein MDIPRHVAIIMDGNGRWAKKRGLPRTLGHKEGVHSLRRTVEHAGKLGIKILTVYAFSTENWKRSKEEVGTLMRLFKRYLKQEEKNLMEKNVRFMVSGRKEGVSEDLKAAIARLEQVTAENSGLVLNVAFNYGGRAEILDAANRLLASGKKEITEEDFAGALYNRLPDPELLIRTSGEYRISNFLLWQIAYAEIHICETLWPDFGEKDLDAAIADYNTRERRFGGI; from the coding sequence ATGGACATTCCAAGGCATGTGGCCATCATTATGGACGGCAACGGCAGATGGGCAAAAAAAAGAGGCCTCCCGAGGACACTGGGCCACAAGGAGGGCGTCCATTCCCTGAGGCGGACAGTGGAGCACGCGGGAAAACTGGGAATCAAAATCCTCACGGTCTACGCCTTTTCCACGGAAAACTGGAAACGGAGCAAAGAGGAAGTGGGGACGCTGATGCGACTCTTCAAGCGCTATCTGAAGCAGGAAGAGAAAAACCTCATGGAGAAAAACGTCCGCTTCATGGTTTCCGGCCGCAAGGAAGGCGTCAGCGAAGACCTGAAGGCGGCCATCGCCCGTCTGGAACAAGTGACGGCGGAAAATTCAGGGCTTGTCTTGAACGTGGCCTTCAACTACGGCGGGCGGGCGGAAATCCTTGACGCCGCCAACCGGCTTCTCGCCTCGGGCAAAAAAGAAATTACGGAAGAGGACTTTGCCGGAGCGCTCTACAACAGGCTACCTGACCCGGAGCTCCTGATCCGGACCAGCGGGGAATACCGGATCTCCAATTTTCTGCTCTGGCAGATCGCCTATGCGGAAATCCACATTTGTGAAACCCTTTGGCCCGATTTCGGGGAAAAAGACCTCGACGCGGCCATCGCTGACTACAACACGAGAGAAAGACGTTTCGGAGGGATATAG